A DNA window from Aminipila luticellarii contains the following coding sequences:
- a CDS encoding spore coat associated protein CotJA translates to MPNRRDDDWMQGGCNDGCRMPSRRDDDWMSDRCNNRDWMQDRCNGGNMAPGTGNGGKVSPETGNGGGRMPEMGDGRGRMPDDCVGNCPIAMAYVPWQQWNDTYDLEKGFLSGTIFPELDLPWVGGACK, encoded by the coding sequence ATGCCAAATAGGCGTGATGATGATTGGATGCAAGGTGGCTGCAATGATGGCTGCCGAATGCCAAGCAGACGTGATGATGATTGGATGTCAGACCGATGCAATAACAGAGACTGGATGCAGGATCGATGCAATGGCGGAAATATGGCACCGGGAACAGGTAACGGCGGCAAGGTTTCGCCAGAGACAGGCAATGGCGGAGGACGGATGCCGGAAATGGGTGACGGCAGAGGCAGGATGCCTGACGACTGCGTGGGTAACTGCCCAATAGCAATGGCCTATGTTCCTTGGCAGCAATGGAATGATACTTATGACCTGGAAAAGGGATTTTTGTCCGGTACAATATTTCCTGAGCTGGATCTCCCTTGGGTAGGAGGTGCATGCAAATGA
- a CDS encoding phage holin, with protein MNINWKLRLKNKTTFTALAACIVAFVYQLLGIFGVTAPISQDQVTQAVGVIINILGMVGILVDPTTAGTSDSPRALTYEKPH; from the coding sequence ATGAATATTAATTGGAAATTAAGACTGAAAAATAAAACGACGTTTACGGCACTGGCAGCTTGTATCGTGGCTTTTGTATATCAGCTTCTGGGTATATTTGGAGTTACCGCTCCGATATCTCAGGATCAGGTCACCCAGGCAGTGGGAGTTATTATTAATATACTCGGTATGGTTGGCATTCTGGTGGATCCCACCACTGCCGGGACAAGTGACAGCCCGAGGGCTCTCACCTATGAAAAACCGCATTAA
- a CDS encoding ABC transporter ATP-binding protein: MIKKLWECIGQYKKDSFLTPVYVTLEVVMEVIIPLLMANLIDYGIDGKNMPYIVKMGTVLLVLALISLIFGALAGRSAAIASSGFARNLRRGMYYNVQNFSFSNIDKFSAASIITRLTTDVTNVQNAYQMIIRTAIRCPVMLIFSLVVAFHIDAELSWIFLGSIPILGIGLWFIISHAHPIFVRVFKTYDKLNNIVQENLHGIRVVKSFTREPFETEKFGTVSQSIYKDFSKAEKLLAFNMPLMQFCMYACMLLVSWFGARAIVACGGDPATGLSTGELMGLISYATQILISLMMLSMVFVMITISRASAERIVEILTEESDLKNIENPVTEVKNGAITFENVSFAYAKQSHKPVLDNIDLTIDSGDTIGILGGTGSSKTSLVQLIPRLYDVTSGRITVGGIDVREYDIDSLRNQVAVVLQKNILFSGTIKENLRWGNENASDQELVHACELAQADTFIRQFPEQYDTYIEQGGSNVSGGQRQRLCIARALLKKPKILILDDSTSAVDTKTDSLFRKALREEIPDTTKIIIAQRVSSVQDAGRIVVLDDGKINAVGTHEELLKTCEVYREVYESQMKGGLKNE, from the coding sequence ATGATAAAAAAGTTATGGGAATGCATCGGCCAATATAAAAAAGACTCGTTTCTCACACCCGTTTACGTTACATTAGAAGTTGTAATGGAAGTCATCATACCACTGTTAATGGCCAATCTGATCGACTACGGCATAGACGGGAAAAATATGCCCTATATCGTAAAAATGGGAACGGTCTTGCTGGTCTTGGCTCTCATCTCTCTGATATTCGGTGCTCTCGCGGGCAGAAGCGCCGCCATTGCCTCTTCAGGTTTTGCCAGAAATCTCCGCCGGGGCATGTACTATAATGTACAGAATTTTTCCTTTTCCAACATTGATAAATTCTCTGCTGCCAGCATTATAACAAGACTTACCACAGATGTGACCAATGTACAGAATGCGTATCAGATGATCATTCGTACAGCCATACGCTGTCCGGTCATGCTGATTTTTTCCTTAGTTGTAGCTTTTCACATCGACGCAGAGCTTTCCTGGATATTCCTAGGCTCTATTCCTATTTTAGGGATCGGCTTGTGGTTCATTATTTCTCATGCGCACCCAATCTTTGTTCGGGTATTCAAAACCTATGATAAGCTGAACAACATCGTACAGGAAAACCTTCACGGCATCCGCGTCGTAAAATCCTTTACCCGAGAACCTTTTGAAACAGAAAAGTTCGGTACTGTATCGCAGTCGATTTATAAAGACTTTTCAAAAGCGGAAAAGCTTTTAGCGTTTAATATGCCTTTAATGCAATTCTGCATGTACGCCTGTATGCTTTTGGTCTCCTGGTTCGGCGCACGAGCCATAGTGGCCTGCGGAGGAGATCCCGCCACAGGTCTAAGCACAGGAGAATTAATGGGTCTGATCAGCTATGCGACACAGATTTTAATCAGCCTTATGATGCTTTCCATGGTTTTTGTTATGATTACCATTTCAAGGGCCTCCGCAGAACGTATTGTGGAAATATTGACCGAGGAAAGCGATCTGAAAAACATAGAAAATCCGGTCACTGAGGTGAAAAACGGTGCCATTACCTTTGAAAACGTATCCTTTGCCTATGCCAAGCAATCCCACAAACCGGTTCTGGACAACATTGATCTGACCATTGATTCCGGTGATACCATTGGGATTTTGGGAGGAACAGGTTCATCAAAGACAAGCCTTGTGCAGTTGATTCCAAGGCTTTATGATGTTACCTCCGGCAGGATTACGGTAGGCGGCATTGATGTCAGAGAATACGATATTGACAGCTTGCGAAACCAAGTGGCTGTTGTTCTTCAAAAAAATATTTTATTTTCCGGAACGATTAAGGAAAACCTCAGATGGGGCAACGAGAATGCTTCTGACCAGGAACTGGTTCATGCCTGCGAGCTTGCTCAAGCGGATACCTTTATCAGGCAGTTTCCGGAGCAATATGATACGTACATCGAGCAAGGCGGTTCCAATGTTTCTGGCGGACAGAGGCAAAGGCTCTGTATCGCCCGTGCGCTGCTGAAAAAGCCTAAAATACTTATTTTGGATGATTCCACCAGCGCCGTAGATACGAAAACAGACTCTCTGTTTCGAAAAGCCTTAAGGGAAGAAATTCCGGATACCACAAAAATCATTATTGCACAGCGGGTCTCTTCCGTACAGGATGCAGGCAGGATTGTCGTTCTGGATGATGGAAAAATCAACGCAGTCGGCACACATGAGGAGCTTCTCAAAACCTGTGAGGTTTACAGGGAGGTCTACGAGTCTCAAATGAAAGGAGGGCTGAAAAATGAGTAA
- a CDS encoding manganese catalase family protein has protein sequence MWIYDKKLQFPVNIKNPNPAMAKYIISQYGGPDGELGASLRYLSQRYSMPFKQCIGILNDVGTEEIGHFEMIATIVHQLTRNLTIDEIKESGFGDYFVDHTTGIYTVSAAGIPFDATCFASKGDAITDLMEDMAADAALL, from the coding sequence ATGTGGATTTATGATAAAAAATTACAGTTTCCGGTAAATATCAAGAACCCGAATCCTGCCATGGCTAAGTATATTATTTCGCAGTATGGCGGACCTGACGGTGAGCTGGGGGCATCTTTACGATACCTGTCCCAACGTTACAGTATGCCATTTAAGCAATGCATAGGTATATTAAACGATGTTGGAACAGAAGAAATCGGACATTTTGAAATGATCGCTACTATTGTACATCAACTTACAAGAAATTTGACCATTGATGAGATTAAGGAATCTGGCTTTGGAGACTATTTTGTAGATCATACCACTGGAATCTATACGGTTTCAGCGGCGGGAATACCATTTGATGCAACTTGCTTTGCATCGAAGGGGGATGCTATAACGGATTTAATGGAGGATATGGCAGCAGATGCTGCGCTCTTATAA
- a CDS encoding Txe/YoeB family addiction module toxin yields MNKMFSGNAWEDYTLWLQEDHKVLRRINDILKDIERSGNEGINRPEPLKHSLSGYWSRRITEKYRLVYKIADDTIYILGCKGHYDD; encoded by the coding sequence ATGAATAAAATGTTTTCAGGAAATGCATGGGAGGACTACACCTTATGGTTGCAAGAAGATCACAAAGTCTTACGGCGTATAAATGATATTCTCAAAGACATTGAACGAAGCGGAAATGAAGGGATCAACAGACCTGAACCTTTAAAGCATTCTCTATCCGGTTACTGGAGCCGTAGGATTACCGAAAAATACCGTTTAGTATATAAAATTGCGGATGATACCATTTATATTTTAGGCTGTAAGGGTCACTATGATGATTAA
- the dcd gene encoding dCTP deaminase, producing MKKPMKGRGSDMILSDKTILEMLRQKTLRIEPIEKDQIQPASVDIRLGDTFSIVEDSSSGIITLQHEITYKTIRTNRYLLLPGQFVLATTLEYFALPDNLTAFVEGRSSLGRMGLFIQNAGWVDPGFEGEITLELFNANRCAIELQSGRRVGQLVFAQMDAPAKNPYRGKYQGQKGATGSRVFMDRETE from the coding sequence ATGAAAAAACCGATGAAAGGAAGGGGGTCTGATATGATTCTATCTGATAAAACGATCCTTGAAATGTTAAGACAAAAAACATTACGAATAGAGCCTATAGAGAAAGACCAGATACAGCCCGCAAGCGTGGACATCCGCCTTGGGGATACTTTCAGTATTGTTGAGGATTCCTCCAGCGGAATTATTACCCTGCAACATGAGATTACATATAAAACCATTCGGACGAATCGGTATCTTTTGCTTCCGGGGCAATTTGTCCTCGCTACTACTCTGGAATATTTTGCGCTTCCGGATAATCTGACGGCATTTGTGGAGGGAAGAAGCTCTCTTGGCAGGATGGGTTTATTTATTCAAAATGCGGGGTGGGTAGATCCCGGATTTGAAGGGGAGATTACGTTGGAGCTGTTTAACGCAAACCGCTGTGCCATAGAACTGCAGTCCGGAAGGAGAGTGGGGCAGCTTGTATTTGCGCAGATGGATGCTCCTGCAAAAAATCCTTATCGGGGAAAGTATCAAGGTCAAAAGGGTGCTACGGGCTCCCGAGTGTTTATGGATCGGGAGACGGAATGA
- a CDS encoding DUF1836 domain-containing protein, whose protein sequence is MEELKELKRILQEQRPNNWEDIPDIDLYMDQVLNYMVRQHIGLESGETLTSAMVNNYIKKELLPRAKGKRYERQHIAYLTAICLFKQILSVDSTKELLKSQLADSDIKSFYEKYCVKLDQEYTGVAEKIDEKMTKQDISELVLELAISSYAQKIACERLLELLV, encoded by the coding sequence ATGGAAGAGCTGAAAGAGTTAAAAAGAATCCTACAGGAGCAGAGGCCGAATAACTGGGAGGATATACCGGATATTGATTTATATATGGATCAGGTTTTAAATTATATGGTCAGGCAGCATATTGGGCTGGAGAGCGGTGAAACCTTGACGTCTGCCATGGTCAATAATTATATAAAGAAAGAACTTTTGCCCCGAGCAAAAGGCAAGCGGTATGAACGGCAGCATATCGCTTATTTGACGGCAATTTGCCTGTTTAAACAGATTTTATCCGTAGACTCTACAAAAGAGCTTTTAAAGAGCCAGCTTGCTGATTCAGATATAAAGAGTTTTTATGAAAAGTATTGTGTAAAACTGGATCAGGAATACACTGGCGTGGCCGAAAAAATAGATGAAAAAATGACAAAGCAGGATATCTCTGAATTGGTTCTGGAATTAGCTATCTCTAGCTATGCTCAAAAAATTGCTTGTGAGAGGCTGTTGGAGCTGTTAGTTTAA
- a CDS encoding tyrosine-type recombinase/integrase yields MTHYKRIGIENKRFHPYRHTFCTNLCKKGVPLQTAYKLMGHSSINVTARF; encoded by the coding sequence ATTACTCATTACAAACGTATCGGTATAGAGAATAAGAGATTCCACCCATACCGACACACTTTCTGTACCAATCTGTGCAAAAAAGGTGTACCCCTACAAACAGCTTACAAGCTCATGGGGCATAGCAGCATAAATGTGACAGCAAGATTCTAG
- a CDS encoding VOC family protein, with protein sequence MKYQGVCVAVKDVNLSKKFYQDLFELEIFQDYGINVSFDGLSLQQEFDRLLNIPKERILKQPHNMELYFEEDQFDDFIVKLGQRNDIRYLEDGVQEARWGQRFIRFYDLDGHIIEVGENMKMVVKRFLNSGMSMAETSKRMDVSIADLETLLHS encoded by the coding sequence ATGAAATATCAAGGCGTATGTGTAGCTGTGAAAGATGTAAACCTTTCCAAAAAGTTTTATCAGGATTTATTTGAGCTTGAGATATTTCAAGACTATGGCATAAACGTCTCCTTTGACGGATTGTCATTGCAGCAGGAATTTGATCGTCTGTTAAATATTCCGAAAGAACGCATATTGAAACAACCCCATAATATGGAATTATATTTCGAGGAAGACCAATTTGATGACTTTATTGTGAAATTAGGGCAACGCAATGACATTAGGTATTTGGAAGATGGCGTTCAAGAAGCAAGATGGGGTCAACGCTTCATACGTTTTTACGATTTGGACGGGCACATTATTGAAGTCGGCGAGAATATGAAGATGGTCGTAAAGCGTTTCCTTAATTCCGGGATGTCAATGGCGGAGACCTCCAAACGTATGGATGTATCTATAGCAGATTTAGAAACGCTTTTGCACAGTTAA
- a CDS encoding ABC transporter ATP-binding protein, producing the protein MSKEKSPSKNTMQKRRRQKPDPQTIKRLLSYMSGYKLQGFFVIVCIIISAVASALSALFIQRLIDDYISPLLLSAAPDFSGLFKVIIIMGCIYLMGILSALFYNRTMAVIAQGTLKKIRDKMFSHMQTLPIKYFDTHTHGDIMSHYTNDTDTLRQMIAQALPQMLSSVITIVSVFCSMLYLSFWLTLLVLVFVFIILKTIKSITGRSGAYFAGQQASLGKVNGFIEEMINGQKVVKVFCHEEKAKEDFDKFNDELCHNATQANKYANILMPVMSNIGYAMYVVLAIVGGAMGLAGVTNMNLMGTGVLTLGIIASFLQLSRSFVMPIAQVSQQLNAVIMALAGASRIFQLMDEESEMDDGYVTLINAKYENGVLMETDHRTHLWAWKHPHRDGSVTYTELKGEVRFYDVDFGYDEDKMVLHNVSLYAKPGQKIAFVGATGAGKTTITNLINRFYDIADGKIRYDGININKIKKTDLRKSLGIVLQDVNLFTGTVMENIRYGKLDATDEECMEAARLANADSFIRMLPDGYDTVLSGDGSGLSQGQRQLLSIARAAVADPPVMILDEATSSIDTRTEAIVQRGMDSLMHGRTVFVIAHRLSTVQNSNAILVLEQGRIIERGDHDDLIAEKGTYYQLYTGAFELE; encoded by the coding sequence ATGAGTAAGGAAAAATCCCCATCCAAAAACACCATGCAAAAAAGAAGAAGGCAAAAACCCGATCCTCAGACGATCAAACGTTTATTATCCTATATGAGCGGCTATAAGCTGCAAGGCTTCTTCGTCATCGTCTGTATCATAATCAGTGCGGTTGCCAGTGCTCTTTCTGCCCTGTTTATTCAGAGATTGATCGACGATTATATTTCGCCCCTTCTTCTGTCGGCGGCTCCTGATTTCTCAGGATTGTTCAAGGTCATTATTATTATGGGCTGTATCTATCTCATGGGAATCCTTTCCGCCTTGTTTTACAATAGAACCATGGCAGTTATTGCCCAGGGTACACTGAAAAAGATTCGGGATAAAATGTTTTCTCATATGCAGACACTTCCCATTAAATATTTTGATACCCATACACACGGCGATATTATGAGCCACTATACCAATGATACGGATACGCTAAGACAAATGATCGCACAGGCTCTTCCTCAAATGCTTTCCTCGGTGATTACCATTGTATCTGTCTTTTGCTCCATGCTGTACCTGAGCTTCTGGCTGACGCTTCTGGTCCTGGTTTTCGTTTTTATTATTCTGAAAACCATCAAAAGCATTACAGGCAGAAGCGGAGCTTACTTTGCCGGACAACAGGCGTCGCTCGGCAAGGTCAACGGTTTCATTGAGGAAATGATCAACGGGCAAAAGGTCGTAAAGGTTTTCTGCCATGAAGAAAAAGCTAAGGAAGACTTCGACAAATTCAATGATGAGCTTTGTCATAATGCAACACAGGCAAATAAATACGCGAACATCCTGATGCCCGTCATGAGTAACATCGGTTATGCCATGTACGTTGTCCTCGCCATCGTAGGCGGAGCTATGGGGCTGGCAGGTGTGACCAATATGAACCTTATGGGAACAGGCGTCTTGACCTTGGGCATCATTGCTTCCTTCCTCCAGCTGTCCCGCAGCTTCGTCATGCCGATCGCCCAAGTCTCTCAACAGTTAAATGCGGTGATCATGGCTCTTGCCGGTGCTTCCCGAATCTTCCAGTTGATGGATGAAGAAAGTGAAATGGATGACGGCTATGTAACTCTTATAAATGCTAAATATGAAAATGGCGTATTAATGGAAACCGATCACCGAACGCATCTATGGGCTTGGAAACATCCCCACAGGGACGGTTCTGTCACCTACACAGAATTAAAGGGAGAGGTTCGGTTCTATGATGTGGATTTCGGATATGATGAAGATAAAATGGTTCTCCACAACGTCAGCCTTTACGCCAAGCCGGGCCAGAAAATCGCCTTTGTAGGGGCTACCGGTGCAGGAAAGACCACCATTACAAATCTGATCAACCGTTTCTATGATATTGCCGATGGAAAAATCCGCTATGACGGGATCAATATCAATAAAATCAAAAAAACAGATCTGAGAAAAAGCTTGGGTATTGTTTTGCAGGATGTTAACTTATTTACAGGAACCGTGATGGAAAATATTCGATACGGAAAACTGGATGCCACGGATGAAGAGTGTATGGAGGCCGCCAGACTGGCCAATGCGGACAGTTTCATACGCATGCTTCCGGACGGATATGATACCGTGTTATCCGGAGACGGAAGCGGTCTGTCACAAGGACAGAGACAGCTGCTTTCCATAGCCCGTGCAGCCGTTGCCGATCCGCCTGTCATGATTCTGGATGAAGCGACTTCCTCTATTGATACCCGAACCGAAGCCATCGTACAGCGAGGCATGGATTCTCTGATGCACGGCCGAACCGTCTTTGTCATCGCACACAGGCTCTCCACCGTGCAGAACTCTAACGCGATTCTGGTCTTAGAGCAAGGCAGGATCATCGAGCGCGGTGATCACGACGATTTGATTGCTGAAAAAGGAACCTATTATCAGCTCTATACCGGAGCCTTTGAATTAGAATAA
- a CDS encoding type II toxin-antitoxin system Phd/YefM family antitoxin, giving the protein MLAVNYSTIRNNLKNYCDLVTDNCETVIVTRKDEKNVVMISLDEYNNMLENLFIMSDKVNYARLLESKEQFDKHQGVTKTTEELEALANE; this is encoded by the coding sequence ATGTTAGCCGTAAACTACTCTACGATTCGCAATAACTTAAAAAATTATTGCGATTTAGTAACAGACAACTGTGAAACTGTAATAGTTACACGAAAAGATGAAAAAAACGTAGTGATGATTAGTCTTGATGAATACAACAATATGCTTGAAAACTTATTTATTATGAGTGATAAAGTGAATTATGCCAGGCTTTTAGAAAGCAAAGAACAATTTGACAAACACCAGGGCGTGACTAAAACTACAGAAGAGTTAGAGGCTCTAGCCAATGAATAA
- a CDS encoding LysR family transcriptional regulator, with amino-acid sequence MSTQKYEAFIKTAELGSFKKAAESLGYTQAGISYMLNTLEDELGVILFIRDYGGVRLTSEGEQILPWIRDVCNSERRLNARLNELKSVESGIIRVAAFTSISIHWLPGMIHAFLQEHPKVEFDLRWSDDSNELEQLIYRGDVDCGFLILPAPKDLITIPLKKEHLMAVLPENHPLADAPYFPIAALAEYPYIGLKEEELYSETEQVFTSHDIKPNVFITAENDYTVMALVSKGFGFSIFPELSLLSPCFPMVRKELESPVYRELAIAIRSYETASTATLSFLECAEQWVNDFYKEE; translated from the coding sequence ATGAGTACTCAAAAATATGAAGCTTTTATTAAAACGGCAGAGCTGGGCAGCTTTAAAAAGGCGGCAGAGTCCCTGGGCTATACGCAGGCAGGTATCAGCTACATGCTCAATACTCTGGAGGATGAGCTCGGTGTCATACTGTTTATTCGCGATTACGGCGGGGTTCGTTTGACCTCAGAGGGAGAGCAGATCCTGCCGTGGATTCGGGATGTGTGCAATAGTGAGCGCCGGCTGAACGCCAGATTAAACGAGCTGAAAAGTGTGGAATCCGGTATAATCCGGGTGGCGGCGTTTACCAGCATTTCCATTCACTGGCTTCCGGGAATGATTCATGCGTTTCTTCAGGAGCATCCAAAGGTAGAATTTGATCTGCGTTGGTCGGATGATTCAAACGAACTGGAACAGCTCATCTATCGAGGAGATGTGGACTGTGGATTTTTGATTCTTCCGGCTCCCAAGGATCTGATTACCATTCCCCTAAAAAAGGAGCATCTGATGGCCGTACTTCCGGAAAATCACCCTTTAGCAGATGCACCCTATTTTCCGATTGCAGCTTTAGCGGAATATCCTTATATCGGTTTAAAGGAAGAGGAATTATATTCGGAGACCGAGCAGGTATTTACCAGCCATGACATAAAACCAAATGTTTTTATTACGGCAGAAAATGATTATACCGTTATGGCCTTGGTAAGCAAAGGCTTCGGATTTAGTATTTTTCCGGAGCTGAGCTTGCTCAGCCCTTGTTTTCCCATGGTCAGGAAGGAGCTGGAGAGCCCGGTATACCGGGAGCTGGCCATTGCCATACGTTCATATGAGACCGCATCTACGGCAACTCTTAGTTTCTTGGAGTGTGCGGAACAATGGGTAAATGATTTTTATAAGGAGGAATAA
- a CDS encoding spore coat protein CotJB gives MNRIDLMRRVQMLSFVLVDVSLYLDTHPTDKAGLNFFNKYNTLYQSAKEEYEKNYGPLTIAGTNDTNSWSWIDEPWPWQREV, from the coding sequence ATGAACAGAATTGATTTGATGCGGCGTGTACAGATGCTTAGCTTTGTGCTAGTAGATGTAAGTCTCTATCTGGATACGCATCCCACCGATAAGGCTGGATTAAATTTCTTTAACAAATATAATACGTTATATCAGAGTGCAAAGGAAGAATATGAAAAAAATTACGGTCCTTTAACGATAGCAGGCACGAATGATACAAACAGCTGGTCATGGATTGATGAACCGTGGCCTTGGCAGAGGGAGGTTTAG
- a CDS encoding DMT family transporter: MEKKKTILYGSLLLIECFLWGVGNPIMKIGLEVIPPLFCLSVRYILAFLIFLLFFAKKVFAQVTVKQLPAYIIIAACTAASFITSAFSLMYTTATNAGFLMSLAVIFTPFLSYFVLKAKMNKKHIFAVLMVTIGLFLLCSSGGSFQFGLGEAIALLCSVSGSCMLVFSSKYIQDMDPLVTSVMQTGFTGLFCLIFTLMFEDIPSLTSIPMVGWGVIVYLAVGCTCIAYICQNIALRHVSATYVALAFCSEPIFTAIASYFLLGEVLSARGLLGAVLIMISIVIASLLPEEVPNTVEENRLEVSAEAEL, from the coding sequence ATGGAAAAGAAAAAGACAATTTTATACGGATCTTTGTTACTAATAGAATGCTTTCTTTGGGGTGTTGGAAATCCAATTATGAAAATAGGACTGGAGGTTATTCCTCCTTTATTTTGTTTATCCGTCCGTTACATATTGGCTTTTCTTATTTTTTTATTGTTTTTTGCAAAAAAAGTTTTTGCTCAGGTCACCGTGAAGCAATTACCTGCTTATATTATCATCGCAGCATGTACAGCAGCTTCCTTTATTACCTCTGCATTTTCCTTAATGTATACAACTGCCACAAATGCGGGTTTTCTAATGTCCCTGGCCGTTATTTTTACCCCTTTTTTATCGTATTTTGTACTGAAAGCAAAAATGAATAAAAAGCATATTTTTGCCGTGCTTATGGTTACGATCGGCTTATTTCTGCTGTGCAGCAGCGGAGGCAGCTTTCAATTTGGTCTGGGAGAGGCCATTGCTTTGTTGTGCTCTGTTTCGGGCTCCTGTATGCTGGTCTTCAGCTCCAAGTATATTCAAGATATGGATCCGCTGGTTACCTCCGTTATGCAAACAGGATTTACCGGTTTATTTTGCTTGATTTTCACCCTGATGTTTGAAGATATTCCAAGCCTGACCTCTATACCAATGGTGGGCTGGGGCGTCATCGTATATTTGGCCGTGGGCTGCACCTGCATCGCTTACATTTGCCAAAATATTGCATTGAGGCATGTATCTGCTACTTATGTGGCGCTTGCCTTCTGCTCCGAGCCAATCTTTACAGCCATTGCTTCTTACTTTTTATTGGGAGAAGTTCTCTCTGCAAGAGGGCTTTTGGGAGCAGTTTTAATAATGATCAGTATCGTTATTGCTTCCCTACTGCCGGAAGAAGTGCCAAATACTGTAGAGGAAAACCGGCTGGAAGTATCTGCTGAAGCTGAACTTTAA